tcattttacaccacaagttcaaaagtcttctctcttttcttaaacttcgtgcccagtcaaatgggttcacataaactgaaacggagggagtagtatttTGGTGATATTTTTGAGTTTAAGAAATTGACAATAATTTCTAAGCGTTGATTGAAGTTAGTGATAAAAAGTAAATTTTGGGATGTTCCCAAAGGAAAATAAGTTCCTTCCTGAACATAAGTCATTTCTCCTTTATGAGGAAACATTTTCCTTGAAAAAAAAGTTATTCATATTTCAATGGAGACAAATACATGAAAATGGCATCATTAAGGATAACTTTCTTCGCAAATTATTTGTTGCCAAGCCAAACACACTCAAAATGGCTAACTAGCACGTCAAACAAGTCTCTGCCAGATCATATTAACAGTTGACTAGTGCTTTGAAGAACATAGAACAGTCTAATTGAAAGGTGTTCTATAAATTCTGTTTAATGTTTGTGAATCCTCAAAGGTGAAGAAAGACAGAATTATTGAGTATACTTTTTcgaaaaataaaaacaagaatttTCGAGTTATTAATTGTCCCACAAGGATCGAGCAAAGGCTTCCGAAGAGGTCTACAAAGGTCTTGGGCCGTTCCACCCATTGCCTTAAAGTTTTGGTTGGAAGCTCAAATGTTTTCATAAGAGTTGAATTTAGCTCCTTTTAGCAGGAGCTGCACTATCATAGTTCCTCTAAACTAGAGGAGGCAGTTGACGAATCGAACACATATTACATTGCATAAAAATAAATTTATCTCCGGTTCATTGTCCTCTTTTGCATTAATTAATGTAACAAAAACACAGCTTATAATCAAACAGAAAAATGTGTCCATCTACCATTTAGGTTAGCCAAGAAAATGCCTGACCAAAATATTTGGTTGAGCATCAAAATTAATTTATAGGACAAGGAATCTATTCTGGATGTTCTCTGCGTAAGAAGGATATGCTAGGGAGTTGGTTGACGCCTTGGGAGTACCTATTAACTGAAGGGTGGCTCTACATGAACACGGGCAAAGTGGTGTAGACGTGAATGCTCCTGGTTTTATTGAACAAAGTACTCTTAAGGCAAACAGACACAGGACAAGTTGTCAATCAATAGAGTCAAACTAGAATTTTCAAGTGAGTATAACCCTACAAGGTTTTGTCCCCCAACTTTGATAAGAGGGCAACACATGATTTTTGGTTAGGCGCGCATCACATGTTCGAACCTTGCCACAAAAAAAGcttggtatttaagtggagaagagCAGAGCTGCGGATCCATTGTCAACCGAGCTTCGAACCATGTGCACTGATCCTCTCAGGGATTTCTCCGTTATAAAAAAGAAAACATTACAAGCCTTTTGCCAGACATATGCATCAAAGAAATCACTaaatttgaaacaaaaatacAGAATTTAGACAAGTTCAAGCAAATGTTGGAGCTCAGTTATGCAAGATATGCCATCAATAACCCTCAACCAAAACCATAACCCCCACACCCAACCCTAAGCAAGTCCGATACAACTAATAAATGCAAAAGGTAAGCGCAAGCAAACAAAAAATTTCccctcaaaatcaaacaaacactagTAGAGCGCAGAGCAGATTCCGATAAacattctaaaaataaaagaacctAGCGTAAATGAGACAGAAAAAAGAAGGCCACCGACCAGGGGATATATTTGAGGGAGAAGCCATTAGGTTCGTGGCGAAACTTGATGAGGGAATCAGGGACCTTCTTGTTCAGCTCTTTGAGTATCTCAGAAAGTGGTCGGCTGATTCCTGAAGTTGGGACATCGTACTCCGGGGTTTCCCTGTCGCAATCAGACATCATTTTCTTTCTGTCTTTGTCTTTGACTGCCCGATTAGAAGAGGGCTTGGCAGAGAAAGAGCGCTGGCAAAATCGGACTCTGTTCAACACAGAAGAAGAGGTTGAATGCAATGAAGAAAAGGCCATGACTTTCCCGCTTCCTTAGTTCGCTCTGGTGTGTGCCACAATACTCCCACAGAACCCTCTAATAACCGGCAAGTTTTTTGGGACAAAagtacttttcttttctttttttaccaAAACTATTTTTGGCAAAAAATTGAGGTATTTGGTCaggcttttggaaggaaaaaaagtatttttgagcagaagcagaagcagaaaaaaatagtttatcttcaaaagcacttttttgagaagcacttttgagaaaaatatttttttaaaatttgactAAACATTAATTGCTattgagaagtgcttttcaaactaattagccaaacacaaactgcttcttaccaaaaatacttttgagaaagcacttttgaaaaaaatacttctcaaaataagctgatttttgcagcttggccaaacgggctataaaaCCCCATTGCCGCTTTTAAAAGGGTTTATTTATTGGAAAATGAGCAAATGGCACAAAGCTCCTCTATTTTCCAAAAGGAGCAAAATATTCTCTTCAATTTGATATTCTCTTAAAGGATTTGCTAataagttttttttaataaaattaattaattacttAGAAGAGTTTAATATTAGAAAGTGTATATCaattaaattataatttttagcATTAACGAAAAATAGGTTTAAGAAACTACTATAAAAAATAAGCTTAACATCGTAAACTATAAGAGAAGTTAGTGTTATGAA
This sequence is a window from Nicotiana sylvestris chromosome 3, ASM39365v2, whole genome shotgun sequence. Protein-coding genes within it:
- the LOC104235558 gene encoding DNA repair RAD52-like protein 1, mitochondrial, which encodes MAFSSLHSTSSSVLNRVRFCQRSFSAKPSSNRAVKDKDRKKMMSDCDRETPEYDVPTSGISRPLSEILKELNKKVPDSLIKFRHEPNGFSLKYIPWHIVNRILNLHAPEWSGEVRSITYSSDGKSVSVVYRVTLYGTDAEIYRESTGTASVDDPGYGDPVQKAEGMAFRRACARFGLGLHLYHEDMS